From a single Clostridia bacterium genomic region:
- a CDS encoding MFS transporter encodes MAAAGSLPNGFGPVGVIQLHYGWTMMLLGMLATMASHGLGRMSFTLILPPMKAGLGLTYTQAGLLGTGNFVGYVFFSLVGGFLATRYGSRRVISLSLALMGTTMALTGLARSFPWAFVMRLLTGVGNGGAYVPAMALGSAWFTARYRGVATGIVAGGVGLGTMLGAVLVPLIIRVHDAAGWRFAWYYLGGLALAVSAIAYGFLKSSPEEAGMEPVGSGAGPDPGNGPGATTVNGFPYREKGLWHLGLVYLAYGFSYVIYMTFFAAYLNNEIGWPLGRVSTLWALVGGLSIISGGLWGRVSDYLGRRYGLALVYLALMIAYLAFAFSRTTSVLCFSAILYGLSFAGIPTIMAAASGDFVGPRLAPAGLGFVTVFFGIGQALGPAVAGSLADATRTFAWAFLLAAALSALGLAGSLLLRPPPSRS; translated from the coding sequence TTGGCCGCTGCCGGGTCCCTTCCCAATGGTTTCGGTCCCGTGGGGGTGATTCAACTGCACTACGGCTGGACGATGATGCTCTTGGGCATGCTGGCCACCATGGCCTCTCACGGGCTGGGCCGCATGTCCTTTACGCTTATCCTGCCGCCGATGAAGGCGGGGCTGGGCCTGACCTATACGCAGGCGGGGTTGCTTGGGACGGGCAATTTCGTCGGCTACGTATTCTTCTCGTTGGTCGGGGGCTTCCTGGCAACTCGTTACGGCAGCCGGCGAGTGATCTCCCTGTCCCTGGCGCTCATGGGAACGACCATGGCGCTTACCGGGCTGGCCAGGAGTTTCCCCTGGGCCTTCGTTATGCGTCTGTTGACCGGAGTGGGCAACGGCGGGGCGTACGTACCGGCCATGGCCCTGGGCTCGGCCTGGTTCACCGCGCGGTACCGCGGTGTGGCCACGGGCATCGTGGCCGGCGGCGTCGGCCTGGGAACGATGCTGGGCGCAGTTTTGGTGCCGCTCATTATTCGGGTCCACGACGCGGCGGGCTGGCGTTTTGCGTGGTACTACCTGGGCGGCCTGGCTTTGGCCGTCAGCGCGATAGCTTACGGCTTCCTAAAGAGTTCCCCGGAAGAAGCGGGAATGGAGCCGGTGGGGTCCGGTGCAGGCCCTGACCCGGGCAATGGCCCGGGAGCTACGACCGTGAACGGCTTCCCTTACCGTGAGAAGGGACTCTGGCACTTGGGTCTTGTATACCTGGCGTACGGGTTTTCTTACGTCATATATATGACCTTTTTCGCCGCCTACCTGAACAATGAGATCGGCTGGCCGTTAGGTCGGGTCAGCACCCTGTGGGCGCTGGTGGGAGGTCTCAGCATCATTTCCGGCGGCCTATGGGGCAGGGTTTCGGATTATCTGGGGCGCCGGTACGGCCTGGCCCTGGTTTATCTGGCCCTCATGATAGCCTACCTCGCATTTGCCTTTTCCCGCACTACGTCGGTCTTATGCTTCTCCGCCATCCTCTACGGCCTGAGCTTTGCCGGCATCCCCACCATAATGGCCGCTGCCAGCGGCGACTTCGTCGGGCCCCGGCTGGCCCCGGCCGGGTTGGGTTTTGTGACCGTGTTCTTCGGAATCGGGCAGGCCTTGGGACCTGCCGTGGCCGGATCCCTGGCAGATGCCACCCGGACCTTTGCCTGGGCTTTCCTCCTGGCGGCGGCGCTTTCGGCTCTGGGACTGGCGGGGTCGCTGTTGCTTCGACCTCCCCCTTCCCGCTCCTGA
- a CDS encoding acyl--CoA ligase, with amino-acid sequence MAHSPSVYDAFEAVAREAPRKAALVYLGESVAYAELEGLCSILARALADLGLRPRDRAVIYLPTCPQWIIVWLALQKVGAVAVPVHHYYSYRELEYIVVDSEAKFVFCADTNYGYVAQILGEAPSVKVVVSNLADLLPWWKRGLGRLMDRLPSGRVALQTNVLRLKDLLHWKQEAKPFVPEDSAGVQDLAEIVYTDGTTGYPKGVPVTHALLLRSTSEQRKASELIVPRGKDTVIQGTPLCHVFGQVVGFGALLSGETLVLLPRMNLDALFDHIVRYRATTIFGTPTLFQMILRHERRDQYDLSCLQYCLSSGDVLPAEVQREWVEKVGRPLYQAYGTTEACGPISLTLPGEEGPEAGIGRPLAYWEVRVADPETLTPVEVGEVGELLVRSETMVTSYWNKPEETSEQFVTIDGKVWYRTGDLVSRDREGRLFFVDRSVDVIKHKGYRIAPSKIERVLQEHPSVATACVVGIPGAETGETIKAFVVLKGGARGTTAYDLVRWCRERLAPFEVPQHVEFRDTLPKSKTGKLLRRELRSEERRKLRAS; translated from the coding sequence ATGGCTCATTCACCTTCGGTCTACGATGCTTTTGAGGCGGTGGCCAGAGAGGCGCCCCGTAAGGCGGCGCTGGTATACCTCGGAGAATCGGTTGCCTATGCCGAGCTGGAGGGCTTGTGCTCCATCCTGGCCAGGGCCCTGGCCGACCTGGGCCTGAGGCCCCGGGATCGGGCGGTGATATACCTCCCTACCTGTCCCCAATGGATAATCGTCTGGCTGGCACTGCAGAAGGTAGGAGCCGTGGCGGTGCCGGTTCACCATTACTACAGCTACCGGGAACTCGAATATATAGTGGTGGACAGCGAGGCGAAGTTCGTTTTCTGTGCGGATACCAACTACGGCTACGTGGCCCAGATCCTCGGCGAGGCCCCATCCGTGAAAGTGGTGGTTAGCAATCTGGCCGATTTGCTGCCCTGGTGGAAACGGGGCCTGGGGCGGCTGATGGACAGACTGCCGTCCGGGCGGGTAGCCTTGCAGACCAATGTCCTGCGGCTGAAGGATCTGCTGCACTGGAAGCAGGAAGCGAAACCTTTTGTTCCCGAAGACTCGGCCGGAGTCCAGGACCTGGCGGAAATAGTCTACACCGATGGGACCACCGGCTACCCCAAGGGCGTGCCGGTGACCCATGCCCTCCTACTGAGAAGTACGTCGGAGCAGAGGAAGGCGAGCGAGTTGATAGTACCCAGGGGAAAGGATACGGTAATTCAAGGAACGCCGCTATGCCACGTGTTCGGCCAGGTAGTGGGGTTCGGGGCCCTGTTGAGCGGAGAGACACTGGTGTTGCTGCCCCGCATGAACCTGGATGCCCTTTTCGACCATATCGTCCGGTACCGCGCCACCACCATTTTCGGGACTCCCACGCTCTTCCAGATGATCCTGCGGCACGAGAGACGGGATCAGTACGACCTCAGCTGCCTGCAATACTGCCTGTCCAGCGGCGACGTGCTGCCGGCCGAGGTACAGCGAGAATGGGTGGAGAAGGTGGGCCGACCGCTGTACCAGGCATACGGCACCACCGAAGCCTGCGGGCCCATTTCGCTCACCCTGCCCGGCGAGGAGGGACCGGAGGCCGGCATCGGACGGCCCTTAGCCTACTGGGAGGTCAGAGTGGCGGACCCGGAGACCCTTACCCCGGTTGAGGTTGGGGAAGTAGGTGAACTTCTGGTGCGCTCGGAAACCATGGTCACCTCCTATTGGAACAAGCCGGAGGAAACCTCCGAGCAGTTCGTTACCATTGACGGTAAGGTATGGTATCGTACGGGCGACCTGGTCAGCCGGGACCGCGAGGGGAGACTCTTCTTTGTGGATCGGTCGGTTGACGTTATCAAACATAAAGGGTACCGGATTGCGCCCTCAAAGATTGAGCGCGTGCTCCAGGAACACCCCTCGGTGGCCACGGCCTGCGTGGTAGGTATACCCGGCGCGGAGACCGGAGAAACCATCAAGGCTTTTGTGGTGCTGAAGGGAGGAGCGCGGGGCACCACGGCCTACGACCTGGTGCGCTGGTGCCGGGAAAGGCTGGCTCCCTTTGAGGTGCCGCAGCATGTTGAATTCCGGGATACGCTGCCCAAGTCCAAGACGGGTAAGCTCCTGCGCCGGGAGTTGAGATCGGAAGAGCGGCGCAAACTCCGGGCCTCGTAG
- a CDS encoding ATP-binding cassette domain-containing protein, which produces MVEATNLTVFYENALALNRLSLRVDHGEVVGVFGPNGAGKSTLMLVISGILQHLRYREQRRGGERIAIYGELQFEGEDILEASPVHRVKRGIVLCRERHPVFRESSVIENLKISGYLQSRSAVRERIELVFSLFPRLKDLKGRRAGMLSGGEQQMLAIGMALVAGPRLLLLDEPLLGLSPAIQSEVVRGIRNIREQGITVLVTEQYARPLMPVIDRGYVIENGNLVLAGTREELLDNPEVKAAYLGW; this is translated from the coding sequence GTGGTTGAGGCAACGAACCTGACGGTGTTCTATGAGAACGCCCTGGCCCTCAACCGGCTGAGCCTGCGGGTGGACCACGGCGAAGTGGTGGGGGTTTTCGGACCCAACGGCGCGGGGAAGAGCACCCTCATGCTCGTGATCTCCGGCATACTCCAGCACTTAAGGTACCGGGAGCAGCGCAGAGGGGGAGAAAGGATAGCCATATACGGGGAACTCCAATTCGAGGGGGAGGACATCCTGGAAGCCTCGCCGGTGCACCGGGTGAAGCGGGGGATCGTTCTCTGCCGGGAAAGACACCCCGTCTTTCGGGAGAGCAGCGTTATAGAGAACCTGAAGATCAGCGGCTACCTTCAAAGCCGATCTGCCGTTCGCGAGCGGATAGAACTGGTCTTCTCGCTGTTTCCCAGGTTGAAGGACCTGAAAGGCAGACGGGCCGGCATGCTGAGCGGCGGCGAGCAGCAGATGCTGGCCATCGGGATGGCGCTGGTGGCCGGTCCCAGGCTGTTATTGCTGGACGAACCTTTGCTCGGGCTCAGTCCGGCCATTCAAAGCGAAGTAGTAAGGGGTATCCGGAATATCAGAGAGCAAGGTATTACGGTGCTGGTCACGGAACAGTATGCCCGCCCCCTGATGCCGGTAATTGACCGCGGGTACGTGATCGAGAACGGGAATCTGGTGTTGGCCGGAACGCGCGAGGAACTGCTGGACAATCCCGAAGTGAAAGCGGCCTATCTCGGGTGGTAG
- a CDS encoding ABC transporter ATP-binding protein gives MDQVPILQIVELRKNFGGVRAVDGVSFELRPGEAVGIIGPNGSGKTTLVNLITGFVRATSGRVYFKGTDVTGMPPYRRVSLGMARTFQMAKPFYHLPAYKNLVVPLYSARASKLKGGRYGHRGETAIRLLEEVGFDRDSLVPEKPAGSLPHGHLKRLELARCLALEPDLLILDELFSGMTVSEVAGVIPLIERLRREGRTLLMVEHRLKELFQVVNRVIVLNFGRKIAEGTPEEVMQMEHVREAYMGSEVGLGG, from the coding sequence ATGGATCAGGTGCCGATCTTGCAGATCGTCGAACTGCGTAAGAACTTCGGAGGGGTAAGGGCGGTAGACGGAGTCTCGTTTGAGCTGCGCCCGGGAGAGGCGGTGGGCATCATCGGGCCCAACGGCTCCGGCAAGACCACCCTCGTCAACCTCATCACCGGATTTGTCCGGGCCACTTCCGGGAGGGTGTATTTTAAGGGAACCGACGTTACCGGAATGCCCCCCTATCGCCGGGTCAGTCTGGGGATGGCCCGCACCTTTCAAATGGCCAAACCTTTCTATCACCTGCCGGCTTACAAGAACCTGGTAGTACCCCTGTACTCTGCCCGGGCAAGCAAGCTGAAAGGCGGAAGATACGGGCATCGCGGGGAGACGGCCATCCGCCTGTTGGAGGAGGTGGGGTTCGACCGCGACTCCCTGGTGCCGGAAAAGCCGGCGGGAAGTCTTCCCCACGGGCACCTGAAGCGGCTCGAACTGGCGAGGTGCCTGGCCCTTGAGCCCGACCTGCTCATCCTGGACGAGCTGTTCTCCGGCATGACCGTTTCCGAGGTTGCCGGCGTGATCCCCCTGATCGAGCGGCTGCGGAGAGAGGGCAGGACGCTGCTCATGGTAGAGCACCGGCTGAAGGAACTCTTCCAGGTGGTCAACCGGGTAATAGTGCTGAACTTCGGCCGGAAGATTGCCGAGGGCACCCCGGAGGAAGTAATGCAGATGGAGCACGTACGGGAGGCGTACATGGGAAGCGAGGTGGGCCTTGGTGGTTGA
- a CDS encoding branched-chain amino acid ABC transporter permease: MQPYRKERLDRGAKVRTEDIYALASLRDLVYALGPRALAVIALLIAPFLEPLIGVYWMKVLLITLVVSLLAVSWDVLAVAGLPSLGQALFFGVGGYMTGYLNHQFGWPPGVCIPIATVAGAALCTALLTPVLRLRGIYFGLITLALPLVFSRLIEATKILGGTEGLSGLDPLPNFTLELYLGIAAVLFFAFAYRRLIESDYGMVLQGINANDRVVLASGISLTKFKVEAVFLAALPGTLGGALLTHHYQFVGMPAFAMEYSLLPLASAVVGGTGTLVGPVLGAFILTPLSEVLRSFGTLRMVVYAIILVVFAVGVPEGLLRFLQRKYHQFQRVVPVEEVAWSDGSGADLADRRTA; encoded by the coding sequence TTGCAGCCGTATCGTAAGGAAAGGCTGGACCGGGGCGCAAAGGTCAGGACCGAAGATATCTACGCATTGGCCTCCTTACGGGACCTGGTATACGCCCTGGGGCCTCGGGCGCTGGCGGTAATCGCTCTGCTGATAGCCCCGTTTTTGGAACCCCTGATAGGCGTCTACTGGATGAAGGTCCTGCTCATTACCCTGGTCGTTTCTCTGCTGGCGGTGAGCTGGGACGTTCTCGCCGTAGCCGGTTTGCCCTCGTTAGGCCAGGCACTGTTCTTCGGGGTTGGCGGCTACATGACCGGGTATCTCAATCACCAGTTCGGCTGGCCTCCCGGGGTCTGCATACCCATAGCCACCGTAGCCGGTGCCGCTCTGTGCACGGCACTGCTTACGCCGGTATTGCGTCTGAGGGGCATTTACTTCGGCCTGATTACGCTGGCACTCCCCCTGGTGTTCTCCCGGCTGATCGAGGCTACCAAGATCCTGGGCGGAACCGAGGGGCTGAGCGGCCTGGATCCATTACCCAATTTCACACTGGAACTCTATCTGGGTATAGCGGCGGTGCTGTTCTTTGCCTTTGCCTACCGGCGTCTAATAGAATCCGACTACGGCATGGTACTGCAGGGGATCAACGCCAACGACCGGGTGGTACTGGCCTCGGGCATAAGCCTTACCAAATTCAAGGTTGAGGCGGTGTTCCTGGCTGCTCTGCCCGGTACGCTGGGAGGGGCCTTGCTTACCCATCATTACCAGTTCGTAGGGATGCCGGCTTTTGCCATGGAGTATTCCCTTCTCCCCCTGGCCAGCGCGGTAGTGGGGGGTACCGGTACGCTGGTGGGGCCGGTGCTTGGAGCCTTTATTCTTACCCCCCTGTCCGAAGTGCTGAGGAGCTTCGGCACGCTGCGCATGGTAGTATACGCCATCATTCTGGTGGTGTTCGCGGTGGGCGTTCCCGAAGGGCTTTTGCGTTTCCTGCAGCGCAAGTATCACCAGTTCCAGCGGGTCGTCCCGGTAGAGGAGGTAGCGTGGTCGGATGGATCAGGTGCCGATCTTGCAGATCGTCGAACTGCGTAA
- a CDS encoding branched-chain amino acid ABC transporter permease, whose translation MIESALIYGLVNSLVILLTALGFSLVFGLSGIANLAHGGLYIIAGYLTWILLKRLDLPLVVSIVLAILVVATCGALLYRGVIRPIKGTTWSEVVSTYGILVCIVEFFRWRGFITYEFSLPPFLKGGIEILGVSLDYQRLCVVIIGALLLLALFLFSHHMRLGLALRAMAQDELTALSVGIEPNWTATVSMALGGALAAIAAVTLLPMGLITVNLGYDILVIALAVSVLGGLESLVGLALASLLLGYAQILVSTFVGSHWMEIVYLVAIIGVLIFKPSGILGKFKELEERV comes from the coding sequence ATGATCGAGAGCGCCTTGATCTACGGTTTGGTGAACAGCCTGGTAATACTCCTCACCGCCCTGGGATTCAGCCTGGTATTCGGCCTTAGCGGCATCGCCAACTTGGCACACGGCGGGCTCTATATAATCGCCGGCTACCTCACCTGGATACTGTTGAAACGTCTTGATCTCCCGTTGGTCGTATCCATTGTGCTGGCCATCCTGGTGGTGGCAACCTGCGGCGCCCTCCTTTATCGGGGGGTGATCCGGCCGATCAAGGGTACTACGTGGTCCGAAGTGGTATCCACTTACGGTATCCTGGTGTGCATAGTGGAGTTTTTCCGCTGGCGGGGCTTCATCACCTACGAGTTCAGTCTGCCGCCCTTCCTTAAGGGAGGAATTGAAATCCTCGGCGTCTCCCTTGATTACCAGCGGCTTTGCGTGGTTATTATTGGGGCGTTGCTGTTGCTGGCCCTATTCCTTTTCTCGCACCACATGCGGCTGGGGCTGGCGCTCCGGGCCATGGCCCAGGACGAACTGACCGCCCTCAGCGTCGGTATCGAGCCCAACTGGACGGCCACGGTGAGCATGGCTCTGGGAGGGGCACTGGCAGCCATTGCGGCCGTCACTCTGCTTCCCATGGGGCTCATCACCGTCAATCTGGGATACGACATCCTGGTGATAGCCCTGGCGGTTTCCGTCCTGGGGGGGCTGGAAAGCCTGGTGGGGCTGGCGCTGGCCAGTCTGCTTCTGGGGTACGCCCAGATACTGGTCTCGACCTTCGTGGGCAGCCACTGGATGGAAATAGTCTACCTGGTAGCCATAATCGGGGTACTGATCTTCAAGCCCTCAGGCATCTTGGGCAAATTCAAGGAACTGGAGGAGAGGGTGTAA
- a CDS encoding ABC transporter substrate-binding protein produces the protein MIRLASRRNSAVFCLILAGLFLLGLAGCGGGEKEAAQPSGQAEPVVMAVVTALGSSEGQDSLRAAQLAAEEINAQGGISVGGTKRPIEIISIDTREHEAGVPVSDALAALEKIITEKKPHVIVSGAFRSEVLLASMDLIPKYKIPYIINIAKSTKFEEKVLSEPEKGKYFFRLGSNSAHMAQYLGGLLENINQQFGFKSAYLVIQDTLWAQGTGKAVEGWLKEHGWTVVGYDAYPVGASDFSATLSKALQGKAQVIIPVFDMPQCAILVKQARSMKVPALIVGRLAPLVPQEAWDVFQGEIEGVVCAVEEYGSVPVKAAPKSVAFVESFTKKYGEERARKMIDHGVGASYDAVYMVAAAIERAGSLDPDAVSSALQQTDMEGTIGKIKFGNDHQAIYALDPKEGAIGGAFQWKAPGVRVPVYPPSVAEGQIELPSYMK, from the coding sequence ATGATCCGACTCGCGAGTAGAAGAAACTCGGCAGTGTTCTGCTTAATCCTTGCAGGATTGTTCCTCTTGGGTCTGGCCGGTTGTGGCGGAGGCGAAAAGGAGGCGGCGCAGCCCTCCGGGCAGGCGGAGCCGGTGGTTATGGCGGTGGTTACCGCCTTGGGTTCAAGTGAGGGCCAGGATAGCTTGAGGGCGGCTCAACTGGCTGCTGAGGAGATCAACGCTCAGGGCGGGATCTCGGTAGGTGGAACCAAGAGGCCGATAGAGATAATCTCTATCGATACCCGCGAGCACGAGGCCGGGGTTCCGGTGAGTGATGCCTTGGCCGCTCTGGAAAAGATCATCACCGAGAAGAAGCCACACGTTATCGTTTCGGGAGCTTTCCGTTCCGAGGTTCTTCTGGCTTCCATGGACCTGATACCCAAGTATAAGATTCCTTATATTATTAACATCGCCAAGAGCACCAAGTTTGAAGAAAAGGTTTTGTCGGAGCCGGAGAAGGGCAAGTACTTCTTCCGTCTCGGCAGCAATTCCGCCCATATGGCCCAGTATTTGGGCGGGCTGCTGGAGAACATCAACCAGCAGTTCGGCTTCAAGAGCGCCTACCTGGTAATTCAGGATACCCTTTGGGCACAGGGCACCGGCAAGGCAGTGGAGGGTTGGCTAAAGGAACACGGCTGGACGGTGGTCGGGTACGACGCCTATCCGGTTGGTGCTTCTGACTTCTCCGCTACGCTCTCCAAGGCCCTGCAGGGCAAGGCCCAGGTAATAATTCCGGTGTTCGACATGCCCCAATGCGCCATTCTGGTCAAACAGGCGCGGTCCATGAAGGTGCCGGCGCTTATCGTCGGTCGTCTGGCGCCGCTGGTTCCCCAGGAGGCGTGGGACGTGTTCCAGGGCGAGATCGAGGGGGTTGTCTGCGCGGTAGAAGAATACGGTTCCGTTCCCGTAAAGGCTGCGCCCAAGTCCGTTGCCTTTGTCGAGAGTTTCACCAAGAAGTACGGGGAAGAGCGCGCCCGCAAGATGATCGATCACGGCGTAGGCGCCTCGTACGATGCGGTTTACATGGTAGCGGCCGCCATAGAGCGCGCCGGATCGCTTGACCCGGATGCCGTCAGCAGCGCTCTGCAGCAGACCGACATGGAAGGCACCATAGGCAAGATCAAGTTCGGCAATGACCATCAGGCGATATACGCACTGGATCCCAAGGAGGGAGCTATTGGCGGAGCTTTCCAGTGGAAAGCTCCCGGCGTGCGGGTGCCCGTCTATCCTCCGTCCGTGGCCGAAGGCCAGATCGAGCTTCCCAGTTACATGAAGTAA